The genomic stretch ACGCTCAAGTTCTCGATGGTCGAGCCCAAGGGCGGCGGCGCGGCGCTGTTCGAGGCGCTGTCGCCGCGCTTGACCGACGCCGCGGCCCGGGTGGTCGACGCGATCGAGTACGGCCTGGCCCGGGCCGGCGCCGCCGGCCCGCGCTTCGCCCACGGCGGCTTCCCGCTGTGCCTGGTGCCCGGCCACGAGCACCGCTACGCCGACCTCAAGACCGATCAGTTCTGGACCATGATCGAGGTCGGCGAGCCGGACTTCTTCCCGGTCGACGACGACAACAAGCTCCAGCCCGAGGCCAGCTGCGCCGGGTGCGCGCTGCGCGGGCCGTGCCCGGGCCTGTACCGCGGCTACCACGCCGCGCTCGGCGCCGACGAGCTGCGCCCGCGCGCCGCGGGCCTGCGCGGCAACTCGTTCGACTACACGCTCGAGGCGGTGGTCCGGCCCAGCGCCGACGCCGCGACCTGCCCGGTGCTGCGCCTGGGCGTGACGCCGTGGGATCGCGGCCGCCACCTGTTCGTGGCCCACGGCGGGCGCGTGGCCCGGTTCCGCGCCGACACCCGCGACTTCAGCGACGTCGACCTGGTCGCGATCAAGCACGGCGCCGGGCAGGTCTACCTCGACGTGTCGCGCAAGGACGCGCCCGACGACTTCGCCCGCGACCTCGTCAAGCTCGAGCGCAGCCCGCGGTGCGCGCCGTGCCCGGAGTTCGCGCGCTGCACCGGCCTGTACCAGCCGGCCGCGACCGAGGTGTTCGCCGCCGACGACGCGATCGTGGCCGGGTGGCTGGCCGAGCTGACCGGCGCGGTGGTCGACGTCGGCTGCGGCGATCTCGATCGCTACGACGCGATCCTGGCGGCGCGGGTCGCGGACGGCGCGGCCCGCTACCTCGGCGTCGAGCCCGACCCGGCCCGGGCCGCGGCGGTGGCGGCGCGGCGGCCGTGGGCCGAGATCCGGACCGCGACCCTGGCCGAGCTGGCCGCGCCCGGGGCGTTCGATCACGTGCTGGCGCTGCGCAGCTGGAACCACCTGCCCGACGCCGACGCCGCGTTCGCGCAGCTCGTGGCCCTGGCCCGGCCCGGCGGCACGGTGATCGTCGTCGACAACGTCGCGTTCGGCCTGGCGCGCACGCCGGCGCAGACCGCGCGCGCCCGGGCCAGCGCCGCCGGGTTCGAGCACCACCGGGATGACGCCTCGTCGGCGATCGTCGCCCGGGCCGCGCGCGCTGGCGTGGCGGTCATCGCGCACCACCCGGTCGGCCCCGCCACCAGCAATCAGTGGGCGGTACGGCTGCGCGTGCCTTGACGGTGACCAGCGCCCCCGGTACCACCGTCGGATGGCCGCCCTGCCCTCGATCCCCGCGGAGCTGGCTGGCGCCGACGTCGCCGCTGGCGTCGCGCACCTGACCATCCGCGAGGAGCTCTACCCCCTCGACGCGGTCTTCGCCGCGGCGTTCACCTTCATCAAGGACTGCTGGGTGGTGGTCGATCGCGCCGACGCCGAGCGCTGGCGCGTGGTGCTCACGCCCAAGGCCGCGGGCGCGACCGCGGCCGAGCTCGAGGCCTGGGTCGGCGGCTTCGCCAACGAGCTGCTCGCGTGCGCGTACCGGCACCGGCTGGCCAAGGACAACCGCGCCACCGTCGAGGCCGTCACCGCCGCGGCCCTGGCCGGCGCGCTGGGCCCGCCGTCGCTCGACGAGCTCGAGGACTTCGACTTCTCGAACGAGGCGTTCGAGGATCCGCTCGGCATCGCGCAGTCGTGGGAGGACAAGTACGGCAAGAAGGCCAAGGCCGGCGACGACGCCCCGGCCGGGGCCACCGGCGACGGCGACGGCGACGGCGACGGCGACGACGGCGGTGCGCCGTGACCGAGGTGCGGTTCCACAAGGACGTCTACGACGGCCGCGCGGTCGACGCCGCGCTCCAGCAGTTCGCGCGCTACGCCCGGCTCGAGGCGATCGAGGAGCCGAGCTACTGGGTCGTGCGGGTGAGCGCCGCGACGCCGGCGCGGGAGCGCACGGTCGCCGGCGAGCTCGGGAACCAGGCGCTCGGGGCGACCTCCGCCGGCCGCAAGGCGGTGGCGCCGTGAAGCTCGCGCCCCTGGCCGAGCTGTCGACCCGCCACGCCGCCGCGTTCCGGTTCCGCGCGATCGGCGAGCAGGTGCTCGTCACCAACCAGGAGGGCCGGTGGCTGCTCCTGACCCAGCCCGAGTTCGACGCGTTCACGCGCGGCCAGCTCGATGAGGGCGGCCCGCTGTTCGCCCGGCTCAAGGACGCCAACTTCCTGCGCGACCACTACGACGTCCGCGCCGCCGCCGACATGGTGCGCGCGCGCAAGCGGTTCGTGCACCACGGCCCCAACCTGCACATGGCGGTCGTGACGCTGCGCTGCAACGAGACCTGCGTCTACTGCCACGCGTCGCGCGCCGACATGGACGCGGTCCACACCGACATGACCCGCGCGGTCGCCGAGCAGACCGTCGACTTCATCTTCAAGACCACCAGCCCGTTCGTGACGATCGAGTTCCAGGGCGGCGAGCCGCTGGTCAACTTCGACGTCGTCCAGCACCTGATCGAGTACGCGCTCGACAAGAACCGCGCCGCCGGCAAGCAGCTCGAGTTCACGATGGTCTCGAACCTGGCGCTCATGGACGACGCCAAGCTCGAGTACCTGCTCGGCAAGCGCGTGCAGCTGTGCACCAGCATCGACGGGCCCGCGCCGCTGCACGACAAGCAGCGGGTGCTGCCGATGGCGTCGTCGTACGGCCACGCGTCGCGCTGGATCAAGCGCATCAACGACGCCTACGCCGCCGCCGGCCTCGACCCGACCCTCTACCACGTCGAGGCGCTGCTCACGACCACGCGCGCGACGCTGCCGCTGTGGAAGGAGGTCGTCGACACCTACGTGGCGCTGGGCTGCCGGGCCCTGTTCCTGCGCCCGGTCGATCCGTTCGGCTTCGCGGCCCGGACCGGCCCCAAGATCGAGTACCCGCGCCACGAGTTCCTGGCGTTCTACCGCCAGGCGGTCGACTACATGATCGAGCTGCACCAGGGCGGCGTCGAGATCCTCGAGCGCTACGCGGCGATCTTCCTGACCAAGATCCTGGGCGGGGTCGACCCCAACTTCCTCGACGTGCGCTGGCCGGCCGGGGCCGGGCTGGGCGCGCTGGCCTACGGCTACGACGGCCGGATCTTCACCTGCGACGAGGGCCGGATGCTCGACGCGATGGGCGACGACGCGTTCGCGGTCGGGCACGTCGCGACCTCGCGCTACCGCGACGTGGTCGGGCACGAGACCATCCGCGCGGTGACGATCGCGTCGAACCTCGACGCCACGCCCGACTGCGTCGACTGCACCTACCAGCCGTACTGCGGCGTGCCGCCCAGCCACAGCTACAAGACCCAGGGCACGATCTTCGGCCGGATGCGCGAGAGCGCGCTGTGCGAGGTCTACAAGGGCATCCAGGACTACCTGTTCGAGAAGCTGGCCACCGGCGACGCCGGCGTCCGC from Myxococcales bacterium encodes the following:
- a CDS encoding radical SAM protein — encoded protein: MKALIKVGYGCNDHCTFCHTLDVRHVDAPADEIDRKIDRARALGHTMVVLSGGEPTIRPELVRWARRVAARDMDFGLVTNGRVLSYPAVVAELLRLRLRYVYLSLHGGTRTIHNRLVRADAFAESHGALAQLTGHGLDLKVNCVVTLQNQDHLRGVVDAVLPYPDVTLKFSMVEPKGGGAALFEALSPRLTDAAARVVDAIEYGLARAGAAGPRFAHGGFPLCLVPGHEHRYADLKTDQFWTMIEVGEPDFFPVDDDNKLQPEASCAGCALRGPCPGLYRGYHAALGADELRPRAAGLRGNSFDYTLEAVVRPSADAATCPVLRLGVTPWDRGRHLFVAHGGRVARFRADTRDFSDVDLVAIKHGAGQVYLDVSRKDAPDDFARDLVKLERSPRCAPCPEFARCTGLYQPAATEVFAADDAIVAGWLAELTGAVVDVGCGDLDRYDAILAARVADGAARYLGVEPDPARAAAVAARRPWAEIRTATLAELAAPGAFDHVLALRSWNHLPDADAAFAQLVALARPGGTVIVVDNVAFGLARTPAQTARARASAAGFEHHRDDASSAIVARAARAGVAVIAHHPVGPATSNQWAVRLRVP
- the hxsB gene encoding His-Xaa-Ser system radical SAM maturase HxsB, giving the protein MKLAPLAELSTRHAAAFRFRAIGEQVLVTNQEGRWLLLTQPEFDAFTRGQLDEGGPLFARLKDANFLRDHYDVRAAADMVRARKRFVHHGPNLHMAVVTLRCNETCVYCHASRADMDAVHTDMTRAVAEQTVDFIFKTTSPFVTIEFQGGEPLVNFDVVQHLIEYALDKNRAAGKQLEFTMVSNLALMDDAKLEYLLGKRVQLCTSIDGPAPLHDKQRVLPMASSYGHASRWIKRINDAYAAAGLDPTLYHVEALLTTTRATLPLWKEVVDTYVALGCRALFLRPVDPFGFAARTGPKIEYPRHEFLAFYRQAVDYMIELHQGGVEILERYAAIFLTKILGGVDPNFLDVRWPAGAGLGALAYGYDGRIFTCDEGRMLDAMGDDAFAVGHVATSRYRDVVGHETIRAVTIASNLDATPDCVDCTYQPYCGVPPSHSYKTQGTIFGRMRESALCEVYKGIQDYLFEKLATGDAGVRQVLERWTTHRPREHFVQGSSGPAAG